In one Magallana gigas chromosome 9, xbMagGiga1.1, whole genome shotgun sequence genomic region, the following are encoded:
- the LOC117689348 gene encoding uncharacterized protein, whose amino-acid sequence MLRYKTSRSYDLWASGNIHSFEYNSLKEKANVCLLRCKSNASWTTGKVYETSVVLDKISGDPVGAYCLCVGGAAAACSHTAGMLFGVSEFISHGFQELPDGPATTEKLAYWINPRGSSSKPKPFHDFAIHKKKFNKAPRKKKIRAFEHDPRHPNDQKVHFQDYLQLFSSLRECKPNAPINKLYQPSKFRPPEDSFFYKEHSVQSLPDMYTGTECSDPMVPSREEIATEMDNLPEEPSLPGTALQLSQNTDSLTNLIELVKRTPEEIRAIEESTKGQAKNVLWHDYRKGIITASNAHIVKTAMVSLKAGKTPNVSSLLKTLLEKSFKGNKATEYGNKFEPVALRKFEEDMKKCHVNTKVKESGLYLHCVGYVGASPDGVLSCDCCGKSLVEIKCPFTLAASNPNHDFEKTRFMKKWGEKITLNRNHKYYTQVQVQMGVTNIHKTHFIVWSPADYVHEVIEFDQMYWNTVFENISLFFEKFLGPHLIKMSAPPNESEEAAAVSDFSIKCGHCLRSLEKEKDKGILCQCNCGCRKWYHWSCVYYDPTEYEDLDCQWYCPTCVRNCDIIF is encoded by the exons ATGTTGAGATATAAAACATCCAGAAGCTATGACTTGTGGGCTTCTGGAAATATCCATTCGTTTGAGTATaattctttgaaagaaaaagCCAATGTGTGTTTGTTAAGATGCAAGTCTAACGCCTCATGGACAACTGGAAAGGTTTATGAAACAAGTGTTGTACTAGATAAAATAAGTGGAGATCCAGTTGGTGCATACTGTCTCTGTGTTGGAGG TGCTGCGGCAGCATGCAGTCATACAGCTGGAATGCTGTTTGGAGTATCTGAGTTCATATCCCATGGATTCCAAGAACTACCAGATGGTCCAGCAACAACAGAAAAATTGGCATACTGGATTAATCCAAggg GGTCATCATCCAAACCAAAACCATTTCATGACTTTGCAATTCACAAGAAGAAATTCAACAAGGCACCgagaaagaagaaaataagagcTTTTGAGCATGATCCTCGACATCCCAATGACCAGAAAGTACATTTTCAAGATTACCTACAGTTGTTTTCTTCTTTAAGAGAGTGTAAACCAAATGCCCCAATTAACAAGCTATACCAACCCTCTAAATTTAGACCCCCAGAagacagttttttttacaaagaacaCTCAGTTCAGTCTCTTCCAGATATGTACACTGGGACAGAATGCAGTGATCCCATGGTTCCATCCAGAGAGGAAATAGCCACTGAAATGGATAATTTGCCAGAAGAACCATCTTTACCTGGTACAGCCCTACAATTAAGTCAGAATACAGATAGCTTGACAAATTTAATTGAACTTGTAAAGCGAACGCCAGAGGAAATCCGTGCCATTGAAGAAAGTACTAAAGGCCAggcaaaaaatgttttgtgGCATGACTACAGAAAAGGTATTATTACAGCCTCAAATGCACACATTGTTAAAACTGCCATGGTAAGTCTTAAAGCAGGGAAAACCCCAAATGTCAGCAGCCTACTGAAAACACTCCtggaaaaatcatttaaaggaAACAAAGCTACTGAATATGGCAACAAATTTGAACCAGTAGCTCTGCGAAAATTTGAGGAAGACATGAAAAAATGTCATGTAAACACAAAAGTGAAAGAATCAGGATTATATCTTCATTGTGTTGGATATGTTGGAGCCTCACCAGATGGTGTTCTTTCTTGCGATTGTTGCGGGAAatctcttgttgaaattaaatGTCCATTTACATTAGCAGCAAGCAATCCCAATCACGACTTTGAGAAAACtcgttttatgaaaaaatggGGTGAAAAGATTACACTTAACAGAAACCATAAGTATTACACTCAAGTTCAGGTACAGATGGGTGTGACGAATATCCACAAAACCCACTTCATTGTATGGTCACCTGCTGATTATGTTCATGAagtcattgaatttgaccaaATGTACTGGAATactgtatttgaaaatatttctcttttttttgaaaaatttctaGGGCCACACCTAATCAAGATGAGTGCTCCTCCTAATGAGTCAGAGGAGGCAGCTGCCGTCTCGGACTTTAGTATCAAATGTGGGCACTGTTTAAGATCTTTGGAGAAAGAAAAGGATAAGGGCATTTTATGTCAGTGCAACTGTGGATGTAGAAAATGGTATCATTGGTCATGTGTGTACTATGATCCAACTGAGTATGAAGATTTAGATTGTCAGTGGTATTGTCCTACTTGTGTAAGGAACTGtgacataatattttaa